The Verrucomicrobiia bacterium genome includes a region encoding these proteins:
- a CDS encoding Pycsar system effector family protein, with protein MKSSSPEVRITVPPTQNAIHLLRTAQQHHVSLSAMADQKANIMIGVSALIFSMLLGYTQKEGLTLPVLILFVSTFAAAITSIMAVMPAVKTTDRVQSGVNPLFFGSFSEKSPEEYCAEMEKILKSDDSIYTAMAMDMYYLGGVLYRKKYKYLAYSYRIFLVGLVLAFVTGLFTHWE; from the coding sequence ATGAAGAGTTCATCGCCTGAGGTCAGGATTACTGTCCCGCCTACTCAAAATGCGATTCATCTGCTGCGCACGGCGCAGCAGCATCATGTGAGCTTGAGCGCGATGGCGGATCAGAAGGCGAATATCATGATCGGTGTCTCGGCTTTGATCTTTTCGATGCTGCTGGGCTACACGCAGAAGGAGGGGTTGACGTTGCCGGTGCTGATCTTGTTTGTGTCCACCTTTGCGGCGGCGATCACGTCCATCATGGCGGTGATGCCGGCAGTGAAGACGACGGACAGAGTGCAGTCGGGTGTGAATCCGCTTTTCTTTGGATCGTTCAGTGAGAAGTCGCCCGAGGAGTATTGCGCGGAGATGGAGAAGATTTTGAAGAGTGATGATTCCATCTACACAGCGATGGCGATGGACATGTATTACTTGGGCGGGGTGTTGTATCGGAAGAAGTACAAATATCTCGCGTATAGTTACCGGATATTTTTAGTGGGGTTGGTGCTGGCGTTTGTGACGGGGTTGTTCACGCATTGGGAATAG
- a CDS encoding prepilin-type N-terminal cleavage/methylation domain-containing protein, which produces MSKARTGRGDWTSGGTCPTAITAFTLIELLVVITIIAILAGMLLPALAKAKMKANSTKCLNNLKQIGVGEAMYVSDNKEKITYAAMRGLNTGGEFTFDDLISDYVGGALTDAEKIANQTPARNVVRAFRCPADKAPLASWVTSGTRRTYAMSGHNMSTTGKGMHNNWRVSPVDKTGLGLYWGHNSAGPVSSTFNTTDTIPPRKQAFVLTGHVMAPTETFLATERINIGNIAGHYSYPKIDNATQHHEIGTTNNVRDFSYNDIGTYTYNDPKSHHGGSYNYVFVDGHVEQLDPAMTLGATNADFSLQTGMWTLFTKD; this is translated from the coding sequence ATGAGTAAAGCAAGAACAGGAAGGGGAGATTGGACAAGCGGTGGCACCTGTCCCACTGCCATCACGGCGTTCACGTTGATCGAGCTGCTGGTGGTGATCACGATCATCGCGATTCTGGCGGGGATGCTTTTACCAGCACTTGCGAAGGCGAAGATGAAGGCGAACTCGACGAAGTGTTTGAACAATCTCAAGCAAATCGGCGTGGGCGAGGCGATGTATGTGAGTGATAACAAGGAGAAGATCACGTACGCAGCCATGCGCGGTTTGAACACGGGCGGTGAATTCACATTCGATGATCTGATCAGCGATTATGTGGGCGGTGCGCTCACGGATGCTGAGAAGATCGCGAACCAGACTCCGGCCAGGAATGTCGTGCGGGCATTTCGTTGTCCGGCAGACAAGGCGCCGCTGGCCTCATGGGTGACGAGCGGGACGCGGCGCACGTATGCGATGTCAGGTCATAACATGAGCACGACGGGGAAGGGGATGCATAACAACTGGCGCGTATCGCCGGTGGATAAAACGGGGTTGGGCCTTTACTGGGGACATAACAGTGCGGGGCCGGTGTCATCGACGTTCAACACGACGGATACGATTCCGCCGCGTAAGCAGGCCTTTGTGCTGACGGGGCATGTGATGGCACCGACGGAGACGTTTCTGGCGACGGAACGGATCAACATTGGAAACATCGCGGGGCATTACAGCTACCCGAAAATAGACAATGCGACGCAGCATCATGAGATCGGCACAACGAATAACGTGCGCGATTTCAGCTACAATGACATCGGCACGTATACATATAACGATCCGAAGTCGCATCACGGTGGGAGCTACAATTACGTGTTCGTGGACGGGCATGTGGAGCAGCTCGATCCGGCGATGACGCTCGGTGCGACGAACGCGGATTTCTCGCTGCAGACGGGGATGTGGACGTTATTCACGAAGGATTGA
- a CDS encoding dihydrodipicolinate synthase family protein → MKFERLRGLVAAPFTPFNEDGSLHLELIPQYAAHLAENGVSGAFVCGTTGEGPSLSVAERKDVAEQWVKSAPSSVKVIVHTGHNSLTDSCELARHAQEIGAAATSLTSPSFFKPGNIKDLVDTCAMTAAAAPDLPFYYYHIPVMTGVSLPVPEFLRAAKDVIPNLAGIKFTHESLMDYANAVRVENGRFDVLFGRDEMLLGSLVVGAKGAVGSTYNYIAPIFNRLLEAYRKGDLVAAEAEQAKANEVIGVMIKHGGLPAGKAIMKLLGLDCGPVRLPLRSLTAVQEKALAEDLEKVGFNK, encoded by the coding sequence ATGAAGTTTGAGAGATTGCGTGGGTTGGTGGCGGCGCCTTTTACGCCGTTCAATGAAGATGGGTCGTTGCACTTGGAATTGATTCCGCAGTATGCGGCGCATCTGGCGGAGAATGGCGTGAGTGGTGCGTTCGTATGTGGGACGACGGGTGAGGGGCCATCGCTGAGTGTGGCGGAGCGGAAGGACGTAGCGGAGCAGTGGGTGAAGTCTGCACCGTCATCGGTGAAGGTGATCGTGCATACGGGGCATAACAGCCTGACGGATTCGTGCGAACTGGCACGGCATGCGCAGGAGATCGGGGCGGCGGCGACTTCGCTGACGTCACCGAGTTTTTTCAAGCCGGGCAATATCAAGGATCTGGTGGATACGTGTGCGATGACGGCGGCGGCTGCGCCGGATCTGCCTTTTTATTATTATCATATCCCGGTGATGACGGGGGTGAGTTTGCCGGTGCCGGAATTCTTGCGCGCGGCGAAGGATGTGATCCCGAATCTGGCGGGCATCAAGTTCACGCACGAGAGCCTGATGGATTATGCGAATGCGGTGCGGGTGGAGAATGGGCGTTTCGATGTGTTGTTTGGTCGTGATGAGATGTTGCTGGGCAGTCTGGTGGTGGGCGCGAAGGGGGCGGTGGGGAGCACGTACAATTACATCGCGCCGATATTCAATCGGTTGTTGGAGGCGTATCGAAAAGGTGACTTGGTGGCGGCGGAAGCGGAGCAGGCGAAGGCGAATGAGGTGATCGGGGTGATGATCAAGCACGGCGGGTTGCCAGCGGGGAAGGCGATCATGAAGTTGCTGGGGCTGGATTGCGGGCCGGTGAGGCTGCCGTTGCGGTCGCTGACGGCGGTGCAGGAGAAGGCGCTGGCGGAGGATTTGGAGAAGGTGGGGTTCAATAAATGA
- a CDS encoding SDR family NAD(P)-dependent oxidoreductase, translating to MSRLTYKWVIITGASSGFGAATARAFAAEGSNVILGARRLDRLEEVAAECRKAGAPNALVHSLDVISTESVNTFIAWAKTHTPHIDILINNAGGAKGADTVADGKDADWEFMMEANVLGLLRMTRAVLPLMPHHNGAYILNIGSIAGRVAYEGGSAYCGAKAAELSITRSLRLELNGTGIRVGSIDPGIAETEFALVRFSGDTAKAKKVYEGTEPLVAEDIAETLVWCASRPPHVCIDEVLIKCTDQAAIHKIYRRPTAAK from the coding sequence ATGTCACGCCTCACCTACAAATGGGTCATCATCACCGGTGCCTCCAGCGGCTTCGGTGCCGCCACCGCCCGCGCCTTCGCCGCTGAAGGCAGCAACGTCATCCTCGGTGCCCGCCGTTTAGATCGCCTGGAAGAAGTCGCCGCCGAATGCCGCAAAGCTGGCGCACCCAATGCCCTCGTCCATTCCCTTGATGTCATCAGCACCGAAAGCGTGAACACCTTCATCGCGTGGGCCAAGACGCACACACCACACATCGACATCCTCATCAACAACGCCGGTGGTGCAAAAGGCGCCGACACCGTCGCCGATGGTAAAGACGCCGATTGGGAATTTATGATGGAAGCCAACGTCCTCGGCCTCCTCCGCATGACTCGCGCCGTGCTTCCTCTTATGCCGCATCACAACGGCGCTTACATTCTGAACATCGGTTCCATCGCTGGACGCGTCGCCTATGAAGGCGGCTCAGCTTACTGTGGCGCCAAGGCTGCCGAGCTCTCCATCACCCGCTCCTTGCGACTCGAACTCAACGGCACCGGCATCCGCGTGGGCAGCATCGATCCCGGCATCGCCGAAACCGAATTCGCCCTCGTCCGCTTCAGCGGCGACACCGCAAAAGCCAAGAAAGTTTACGAAGGCACCGAACCATTGGTCGCCGAAGACATCGCCGAAACCCTCGTCTGGTGCGCCAGCCGCCCCCCTCACGTATGCATCGACGAAGTCCTCATCAAATGCACCGACCAAGCCGCCATCCACAAAATCTACCGCCGCCCCACTGCAGCGAAGTGA
- a CDS encoding sodium/solute symporter (Members of the Solute:Sodium Symporter (SSS), TC 2.A.21 as described in tcdb.org, catalyze solute:Na+ symport. Known solutes for members of the family include sugars, amino acids, nucleosides, inositols, vitamins, urea or anions, depending on the system.), producing MTMGLGSSSLHAEGTNDVLSWNKLPNLPDKEGFASMFAGVHNGALIVAGGANFPGKRPWEGGTKIWYDTVFALEKPDGEWKTIGKLPRPLGYGVSITTEEGIICIGGSDAGGHHAEVFRLEYVNGSLKTTTLPPLPKPCANTSGALLKNTVYVAGGIETPTATQALNTLWALDLTKIDTGWKELEPMPVGRMLATAGVQEGSFFVFSGAGLKADAEGKPAREWLRDAYRYTPGKGWKRIADLPRVSVAAPSPAPALGQSHLLVMGGDDGAQVSVAPTEHKGFPRDILAYHTVTDTWTTRGEVPFSKVTVPVVEWEGKFIVISGEKQPGIRSPEVWSGEVVRKKKSFSWLNYVTLGLYPIIMLVVSWSVGRKKTSDEFFRGGQKIPWWAVGLSIYATMLSSLTFMAIPAKAYTTDWTFFLANMAVPLLAPLVIAIYLPFFRKLNITSAYEYLEKRFNLAARWFGSASFIVMQLGRTAIVLYLPALALSTVSSFDMRTCILIMGIICILMTFEGGLESVVWTDVVQTVILLLGALVTLVVACMHIPGGAAKIWEVATTDDKLFGPLQWTTDLTIGTAWVILIGNLFSNLIPYTATQDVVQRYVSTKDEKQAARSIWTNALMVVPSTALFFAVGTALYAFYRLNPDRLDPALKNDAIFPLFIVSELPAGLGGLVVAGIFAAAQPTSSLNSIATAWVTDFQARLNPDMNDASRLKVAKWVTVLSGIAGTAIALLMTRYEIASLWDAFLGMLGLTGGALAGLFALGIFTTRAHGVGAMIGAISSVVVLYYVQRHTALHFFTYGAIGILTSFCVGWLASVVIPAERKPLEGLTRKTAG from the coding sequence ATGACCATGGGCTTAGGCAGTTCTTCACTCCATGCAGAGGGAACGAATGACGTGCTGTCTTGGAACAAATTGCCGAACCTGCCGGACAAGGAAGGTTTCGCCTCGATGTTTGCTGGGGTGCATAACGGAGCGTTGATCGTGGCGGGTGGGGCGAATTTTCCGGGCAAGCGGCCGTGGGAGGGTGGGACGAAGATTTGGTATGACACGGTGTTTGCGTTGGAGAAACCGGATGGGGAATGGAAGACGATCGGGAAGTTGCCGAGGCCGCTCGGCTATGGTGTCAGCATCACGACGGAGGAGGGGATCATCTGCATCGGGGGAAGTGATGCGGGCGGACATCATGCGGAGGTCTTTCGGTTGGAGTATGTGAATGGGTCGCTGAAGACGACAACGTTGCCGCCTTTGCCAAAGCCGTGTGCGAACACGTCGGGGGCGTTGCTCAAGAACACGGTCTATGTGGCAGGCGGTATTGAGACGCCGACGGCGACGCAGGCGTTGAATACGTTATGGGCACTGGACCTGACGAAGATTGATACGGGGTGGAAAGAGTTGGAGCCGATGCCGGTGGGCCGGATGCTGGCGACGGCAGGTGTGCAGGAGGGCTCGTTCTTTGTTTTCAGCGGAGCAGGATTGAAGGCGGATGCGGAGGGGAAACCGGCTCGGGAATGGTTGCGCGATGCATATCGCTATACGCCGGGGAAGGGGTGGAAGCGGATCGCGGATTTGCCGCGAGTATCAGTGGCAGCGCCTTCACCGGCACCGGCCTTGGGGCAATCGCATCTGCTCGTGATGGGCGGCGATGATGGGGCGCAGGTGAGTGTCGCGCCGACGGAGCACAAAGGATTTCCGCGAGACATTCTCGCGTATCACACGGTGACGGATACATGGACGACGCGCGGTGAGGTGCCGTTCTCGAAGGTCACGGTGCCGGTGGTGGAGTGGGAGGGGAAGTTCATCGTGATCAGTGGGGAGAAGCAGCCGGGCATACGCTCGCCGGAGGTGTGGAGTGGCGAAGTGGTGCGGAAGAAGAAGTCGTTTAGCTGGCTGAACTATGTGACGCTGGGGTTATACCCGATCATCATGCTGGTGGTGAGCTGGAGCGTGGGGCGGAAGAAAACGAGTGATGAGTTTTTTCGTGGCGGGCAAAAGATTCCGTGGTGGGCGGTGGGGTTGAGTATCTATGCCACGATGTTGAGCAGCCTGACATTCATGGCGATCCCGGCGAAGGCTTATACGACGGACTGGACGTTCTTCCTCGCGAACATGGCGGTGCCGCTCCTTGCGCCATTGGTTATCGCGATTTATCTGCCGTTCTTTCGTAAGCTGAACATTACGTCGGCGTATGAATATCTGGAGAAGCGTTTCAATCTGGCGGCGCGGTGGTTCGGGAGTGCGTCGTTCATTGTGATGCAGTTGGGGCGGACGGCGATCGTGCTGTATCTTCCGGCGCTGGCGCTTTCTACGGTGAGCAGTTTCGACATGCGGACGTGCATCCTCATCATGGGTATCATCTGCATCTTGATGACGTTTGAGGGCGGGCTCGAATCCGTGGTGTGGACGGATGTGGTGCAGACGGTGATCTTGCTTTTGGGCGCGCTGGTGACGCTGGTGGTGGCGTGCATGCACATTCCGGGTGGGGCGGCGAAGATTTGGGAAGTGGCGACGACGGATGATAAACTTTTTGGGCCACTTCAATGGACGACGGATCTGACGATCGGCACGGCGTGGGTGATTCTCATCGGTAACTTGTTCTCGAATCTGATTCCTTACACAGCCACGCAGGATGTAGTGCAGCGGTATGTGTCCACGAAGGATGAGAAGCAGGCGGCGCGGTCCATCTGGACGAATGCGCTGATGGTGGTGCCTTCCACGGCGTTGTTCTTCGCAGTGGGCACGGCGTTGTATGCGTTTTATCGGTTGAACCCGGACCGGCTTGATCCGGCGCTAAAGAATGATGCGATTTTCCCGTTGTTTATCGTGAGCGAGTTGCCGGCGGGCTTGGGTGGATTGGTGGTGGCAGGTATCTTTGCGGCGGCGCAACCGACGAGCAGCTTGAACAGCATCGCGACGGCGTGGGTGACAGATTTTCAGGCGCGGTTGAATCCTGATATGAACGATGCATCGCGGTTGAAGGTGGCGAAGTGGGTGACGGTGTTATCGGGCATAGCGGGGACGGCGATCGCACTGTTGATGACGCGGTATGAGATCGCGTCGCTGTGGGATGCGTTTTTGGGAATGCTGGGATTGACGGGTGGGGCGTTGGCGGGATTGTTTGCGTTGGGGATTTTCACGACGCGGGCGCATGGGGTGGGGGCGATGATCGGAGCGATCTCCAGTGTGGTGGTGCTATATTATGTGCAGCGGCATACGGCACTGCATTTCTTCACGTATGGAGCGATCGGAATTTTGACGAGTTTTTGTGTGGGATGGCTGGCAAGTGTGGTGATTCCGGCGGAGAGGAAACCGCTGGAGGGATTGACTAGGAAGACTGCGGGATAG